Sequence from the Cumulibacter manganitolerans genome:
CACGGAGGATCTGCAGCTGCGCGTCTACGGTGCTCATCGGCTCCACTCTCTCGCCCACACCGGTTCACGGTGTGCGCAGCCGACTCTAGCCACGGCATCCCGCCGACGCGCCGCCTGCGCGCGCGTCAGCGGGAGCCAGTGGGCACATCGAGGCATCTCCCTACGTAACCGGATCAGACGCCGTGGACGGCGACGATCGTCTCGAGAGCCATCTCGACCATGTCGCCGAAGGACTCCTGGCGCTCCTGCGCCGAGGTCTCCTCCCCGGTGATCAGGTGGTCGGAGACCGTCACGATCGCCAGGCCCTTGCGGGCATATTTCGCGGCGAGCGTGTACAGGGCGGCGGCCTCCATCTCGACGGCGAGGACGCCGTACTCGCTGGTGCGGCTGACCAGCTCGGAACGGTCGTTGTAGAAGGAGTCGGAGGAGAAGATGTTGCCGACGTGCATGCTGGTGCCGCGGTCCTGGCCCACGCCGTACGCGGCCTGCAGCAGCTCGAAGTCGGCGATCGGCGCGAAGTCGATGCCCTCGAAGCGCAGCTGGTTGAGGTTGGAGTCGGTGCACGCGCCCTGCGCCAGCACCACGTCCCGGATCTTCACGTGCTCGTGCATCGCGCCGGCCGACCCCACCCGGATCACCGACTGCACGTCGTAGTCCTTGAGCAGCTCGGTGCAGTAGATGGAGAACGACGGCAGCCCCATGCCCGAGCCCTGCGCCGAGATCTCCATGCCCTTGTAGGTGCCGGTGAAGCCCAGCATGTTGCGCACGTCGGTGTACTGCTTGGCGTCCTCGAGGAAGTTCTCGGCGATCCACTTCGCCCGCAGCGGG
This genomic interval carries:
- the deoD gene encoding purine-nucleoside phosphorylase; this encodes MSIHIGAEPGQIAPYVLMPGDPLRAKWIAENFLEDAKQYTDVRNMLGFTGTYKGMEISAQGSGMGLPSFSIYCTELLKDYDVQSVIRVGSAGAMHEHVKIRDVVLAQGACTDSNLNQLRFEGIDFAPIADFELLQAAYGVGQDRGTSMHVGNIFSSDSFYNDRSELVSRTSEYGVLAVEMEAAALYTLAAKYARKGLAIVTVSDHLITGEETSAQERQESFGDMVEMALETIVAVHGV